Proteins found in one Acidobacteriota bacterium genomic segment:
- a CDS encoding 4Fe-4S dicluster domain-containing protein: MARWGMVVDLDRCTGCSGCVTACHAENNIGPAGLDQAARGRAKHWIRVERYWEGDFPDVKLKFRPVMCQQCEAAPCEPVCPTYASHRTADGLNAQVYNRCIGTRYCANACPYSVRFFDFYNPSWDKPLQLQLNPDVSLREVGVMEKCTFCVQRIRATQSRARAEGRPVHDGEIQPACVQACAPRALVFGDLDDPESEVSRLAELPRGAKLLEDLGTRPSVTYLSRQTQS, encoded by the coding sequence ATGGCGCGATGGGGAATGGTCGTCGATCTCGACCGCTGCACGGGATGCAGCGGGTGCGTCACGGCGTGCCACGCGGAGAACAACATCGGACCGGCGGGGCTGGATCAGGCGGCGCGCGGCCGTGCCAAGCACTGGATCCGCGTGGAACGCTACTGGGAGGGGGACTTCCCTGACGTGAAGCTGAAGTTCCGTCCGGTGATGTGCCAGCAATGCGAGGCGGCGCCGTGCGAGCCGGTGTGTCCGACCTACGCGAGCCATCGGACGGCCGACGGCCTGAACGCGCAGGTCTACAACCGCTGCATCGGCACGCGCTACTGCGCGAACGCCTGTCCGTACAGCGTGCGGTTCTTCGACTTCTACAACCCGAGCTGGGACAAGCCGCTGCAACTGCAGCTCAACCCGGACGTTTCGCTCCGCGAAGTCGGCGTGATGGAGAAGTGCACGTTCTGCGTGCAGCGCATCCGCGCGACGCAGAGCCGCGCGCGCGCGGAGGGCCGGCCCGTGCACGACGGCGAGATTCAGCCCGCGTGCGTGCAGGCCTGCGCGCCCCGCGCGCTCGTCTTCGGCGACCTCGACGATCCCGAGAGCGAGGTCTCCCGCCTCGCCGAGCTGCCGCGCGGCGCCAAGCTGCTCGAGGACCTGGGCACGCGGCCGTCCGTCACGTATCTCTCGCGCCAGACACAGTCATGA
- a CDS encoding molybdopterin-dependent oxidoreductase gives MDRRNFLKLTAVTGTTSALAACGNPEHTLIRFVPDEDIEPGIAVWKPSVCPLCANGCGLTVRVMDADVEVVRGSQAGVVRKPVAKKLDGNAQHPSSHGGLCPRGQAAIQVTYHPDRIAQPLKRAGERGDGRYVAISWDQAIGELAAALDRLAGAGRQQALACLVRPGRSQRRTLVDTFLSRFGAPPALSPELFGDDVLRRANGLSFGRSQLPTIDLARARFVLSFGADFLGTWNSPVAHNASYGEMRQGRLGVRGVFVQVEARMSQTGASADQWMPARPATEGILALGIAHVIMAAKLAAAADAGRAGRLIDGWSSGLPEYTPARVQELTGVPAARIERLARQFGEIRPAVAVVSGPPLGHTNGLFTALAVNALNALVGGVERPGGLFFMPQLEAGSNRPARTIGAVAGEILGASASPVEAVLIDGANPVHASPRAWRVRDALLKVPFIASFGSFLDDTSVLADLILPDHSFLESWVDALPESGSLDPIASVAGPVMRPLYDTRAMPDVLIDVSKRLQRPLTPALPASFEAMLQASVERLQPGAADAWTKATEQGGWWGAARSTVPPAEPAVTRTVARTEPAFDGDAGEYPFHFLPYPSQAFGDGATAHLPWLQELPDPLTSAMWSSWVEVGTETATKLGISLGDVIEITSPRGSLRAPAVVSPGLAPYLIAMPMGQGHRTYTRYASGRGVNPAELLGAVTEPETGSLAWAATRVRIAKVGEKDGSLILFAGGMREAHPAHRL, from the coding sequence ATGGATCGTCGCAACTTCCTGAAGCTCACTGCCGTTACGGGCACCACCAGCGCGCTCGCCGCCTGCGGGAACCCCGAGCACACGCTCATCCGCTTCGTCCCCGACGAGGACATCGAACCCGGCATCGCCGTGTGGAAGCCGAGCGTGTGTCCGCTCTGCGCCAACGGCTGCGGGCTGACGGTGCGGGTCATGGACGCGGATGTCGAGGTCGTTCGCGGATCTCAGGCGGGCGTCGTCCGAAAGCCCGTGGCCAAGAAGCTGGACGGCAACGCCCAGCATCCCTCCAGCCACGGCGGCCTCTGTCCGCGAGGTCAGGCTGCGATCCAGGTCACCTACCATCCGGATCGCATCGCCCAGCCGCTCAAACGCGCGGGTGAACGGGGCGATGGCCGCTACGTCGCGATCTCGTGGGACCAGGCGATTGGCGAGCTGGCGGCCGCGCTCGATCGGCTGGCTGGCGCGGGACGCCAACAGGCGCTCGCGTGTCTCGTCCGTCCCGGCCGCAGCCAGCGGCGGACGCTCGTCGACACGTTCCTGTCGCGCTTCGGCGCGCCGCCGGCCCTCAGCCCCGAGCTGTTCGGCGACGACGTGCTGAGGCGTGCGAACGGGCTGAGCTTCGGGCGATCGCAGTTGCCGACGATCGATCTGGCGCGAGCGCGATTCGTGTTGAGCTTCGGCGCCGACTTCCTCGGCACCTGGAATTCGCCCGTCGCGCACAACGCGAGCTACGGCGAGATGCGCCAGGGGCGGCTCGGCGTGCGCGGCGTCTTCGTGCAGGTCGAAGCGCGGATGTCGCAAACGGGCGCGAGCGCGGACCAGTGGATGCCGGCGAGGCCGGCGACCGAAGGCATCCTGGCGCTTGGGATCGCGCACGTGATCATGGCGGCCAAGCTGGCCGCGGCGGCCGATGCGGGTCGCGCCGGACGGTTGATCGACGGCTGGTCATCGGGGCTTCCCGAGTACACGCCGGCGCGCGTGCAGGAGCTCACCGGCGTGCCGGCGGCGCGCATCGAACGGCTGGCCCGGCAGTTCGGCGAGATTCGTCCCGCCGTCGCGGTCGTGTCCGGTCCGCCGCTCGGGCATACCAACGGCCTCTTCACCGCGCTGGCGGTCAACGCGCTGAACGCGCTCGTGGGGGGCGTCGAACGTCCCGGCGGCCTGTTCTTCATGCCGCAGCTCGAGGCCGGGTCGAACCGGCCGGCGCGCACGATTGGTGCGGTCGCGGGCGAGATCCTCGGCGCGTCGGCGTCGCCCGTTGAAGCCGTGTTGATCGACGGCGCCAACCCGGTGCACGCGTCGCCGCGCGCGTGGCGTGTGCGCGACGCGCTGCTCAAGGTGCCGTTCATCGCCAGCTTCGGCAGCTTCCTCGACGACACGAGCGTGCTGGCGGATTTGATCCTCCCCGATCACTCGTTCCTCGAATCGTGGGTCGACGCGCTGCCCGAGTCGGGCTCGCTCGATCCGATTGCGAGCGTGGCCGGCCCGGTGATGCGGCCGCTGTACGACACGCGCGCGATGCCGGACGTGCTCATCGACGTTTCGAAGCGGTTGCAGCGGCCGCTCACGCCCGCGCTGCCGGCGTCGTTCGAGGCCATGCTGCAGGCGTCGGTCGAGCGGCTGCAGCCCGGCGCGGCCGATGCGTGGACGAAGGCGACCGAGCAGGGCGGCTGGTGGGGCGCGGCCCGCAGCACGGTGCCGCCGGCCGAGCCCGCGGTCACGCGCACGGTCGCCCGCACGGAGCCGGCCTTCGACGGCGACGCGGGCGAGTATCCGTTCCACTTCCTGCCGTACCCGTCGCAGGCGTTCGGCGACGGCGCGACGGCGCACCTGCCGTGGCTGCAGGAGCTGCCGGATCCGTTGACGTCGGCGATGTGGAGCAGTTGGGTCGAGGTCGGCACCGAGACGGCGACCAAGCTCGGCATCTCGCTGGGCGACGTCATCGAGATCACCTCGCCGCGCGGCTCGCTGCGCGCGCCCGCCGTCGTCTCGCCAGGCTTGGCGCCGTACCTGATCGCCATGCCGATGGGGCAGGGGCACCGGACGTACACGCGGTACGCGAGCGGCCGTGGGGTCAACCCCGCGGAGCTGCTCGGCGCGGTGACCGAGCCGGAGACCGGCAGCCTCGCCTGGGCCGCGACGCGTGTGCGCATCGCGAAGGTCGGCGAGAAGGACGGCAGCTTGATCCTGTTCGCCGGCGGCATGCGCGAGGCGCACCCGGCGCATCGGCTCTAG
- a CDS encoding cytochrome c3 family protein — MPPLPGERSGVFTTARPSVMAAVREHFDLRAEPVQPVEFPHNIHIEKGLKCTDFCHATVTKGPRAGLPSVKTCMMCHAALATDKPRIQQITAAAARGEDLAWQRVYGFVPQQHVRYQHAPHIRAGIDCTKCHGDVANQTVARRNVNHTMGFCVTCHRENNAPDDCLTCHN; from the coding sequence ATGCCGCCGTTGCCGGGCGAACGCTCGGGCGTGTTCACCACGGCGCGACCGTCGGTCATGGCGGCGGTGCGGGAGCATTTCGACCTCCGCGCCGAACCCGTCCAGCCGGTCGAGTTCCCGCACAACATCCACATCGAGAAGGGCCTGAAGTGCACCGACTTCTGCCACGCGACGGTGACCAAGGGCCCGCGCGCCGGTCTGCCGAGCGTGAAGACCTGCATGATGTGTCACGCCGCGCTCGCGACCGACAAGCCGCGCATCCAGCAGATTACGGCGGCGGCTGCGCGCGGCGAGGACCTCGCGTGGCAACGGGTTTACGGCTTCGTGCCCCAGCAGCACGTGCGGTATCAGCACGCTCCGCACATCCGCGCCGGCATCGACTGCACGAAGTGTCACGGCGACGTCGCCAACCAGACCGTCGCCCGCCGCAACGTGAATCACACGATGGGCTTCTGCGTGACCTGTCATCGGGAGAACAACGCTCCCGACGACTGCCTCACCTGCCACAACTGA
- the fdhD gene encoding formate dehydrogenase accessory sulfurtransferase FdhD, producing the protein MRPAVRAFDVVRVEGGLSRADRDRVAVELPLEVRLDSLPFSVIMRTPGDDAALALGFLLSEGVIDQGPDVERIDLDEVEHVINVWLVPGSEAAIDRALSQRREVLMNASCGMCGRRTLESLTLDRPPFADRWTVRADVVLGLPQALAAAQPSFQETGGLHAAGLFDRDGRLLDSAEDVGRHNAVDKLLGRMCQAGRLPLDQMLLCVSGRTSFEIVQKAWVGGVRLVAAISAPSSLAIDLAREAGMTLVGFVRDDRFNVYAHPERVIAAPE; encoded by the coding sequence ATGAGACCCGCCGTTCGCGCGTTCGATGTGGTCCGCGTGGAAGGCGGGCTGAGCCGGGCCGATCGCGACCGCGTCGCCGTCGAACTTCCGCTGGAAGTTCGCCTCGACAGCCTTCCCTTCTCCGTCATCATGCGCACGCCGGGCGACGACGCGGCGCTCGCCCTGGGCTTCCTGCTGTCTGAAGGCGTGATCGACCAGGGCCCCGACGTCGAGCGCATCGACCTGGACGAGGTGGAGCACGTCATCAACGTGTGGCTCGTGCCAGGGTCGGAGGCGGCGATCGATCGCGCGCTGAGCCAGCGGCGAGAAGTGCTGATGAACGCCTCGTGCGGGATGTGCGGCCGGCGCACGCTCGAGTCGCTCACGCTCGACCGCCCGCCGTTTGCCGATCGCTGGACCGTGCGCGCCGACGTGGTGCTCGGGCTGCCGCAGGCGCTCGCGGCCGCACAACCGTCGTTTCAGGAGACCGGCGGCCTCCACGCCGCCGGCTTGTTCGATCGCGATGGGCGCCTGCTCGACAGCGCCGAGGACGTCGGCCGCCACAACGCCGTCGACAAGCTGCTCGGCCGCATGTGTCAGGCGGGCCGTCTCCCGCTCGACCAGATGCTGCTCTGCGTGAGCGGCCGGACGTCCTTCGAGATCGTCCAGAAGGCGTGGGTGGGCGGCGTGCGGCTCGTCGCCGCGATCTCCGCGCCATCCAGCCTCGCGATCGATCTCGCGCGCGAGGCCGGCATGACGCTCGTCGGGTTCGTCCGCGACGATCGATTCAACGTCTACGCGCATCCCGAGCGGGTCATCGCCGCGCCGGAATGA
- a CDS encoding glycosyltransferase family 2 protein — MPKLAAVVITLNEAAHIEACLESVVWADERLVVDSGSTDDTVERARGAGATVTVREWPGYAAQKNWAAGQTGCDWILSLDADERVSPALADEIRHVLAQPPSAAGFRMPRVTWHLGRWIRTTDWYPDYQLRLYDRRRARWTPARVHESVKADGAVGRLTGEIQHYAYRDISHHHQTMDRYTTLAAAEMFDRGRRAGLPDLLLHPPAAFLRNYVLRRGFLDGATGLIVSAMNAHYVFLKFAKLRAMQMPRVPER, encoded by the coding sequence GTGCCGAAGCTCGCCGCCGTGGTCATCACGCTCAACGAGGCCGCGCACATCGAGGCCTGCCTCGAGTCGGTCGTGTGGGCGGACGAACGGCTGGTCGTCGACAGCGGGTCGACGGACGACACGGTCGAGCGCGCGCGCGGAGCTGGCGCCACGGTGACGGTGCGCGAGTGGCCGGGCTACGCGGCACAGAAGAACTGGGCCGCCGGCCAAACAGGCTGCGACTGGATCCTGTCGCTCGACGCGGACGAGCGGGTCTCCCCCGCGCTTGCCGACGAGATCCGCCACGTGCTCGCGCAGCCGCCCTCGGCGGCCGGGTTCCGCATGCCGCGCGTCACCTGGCACCTCGGCCGGTGGATTCGCACGACCGACTGGTATCCCGACTACCAGCTCCGCTTGTACGACCGCCGTCGGGCGCGCTGGACGCCGGCGCGCGTCCACGAGTCGGTGAAGGCGGACGGCGCGGTCGGCCGGTTGACGGGCGAGATCCAGCACTACGCGTACCGCGACATCAGCCATCACCACCAGACGATGGATCGCTACACGACGCTCGCGGCCGCCGAGATGTTCGATCGCGGCCGGCGCGCGGGCCTGCCGGATCTGCTTCTGCACCCGCCGGCGGCGTTCCTCAGGAACTACGTGCTGCGCCGTGGGTTCCTCGACGGCGCAACCGGCCTGATCGTCTCGGCCATGAACGCGCACTACGTGTTCCTGAAGTTCGCCAAGCTGCGCGCGATGCAGATGCCGCGCGTCCCGGAGCGCTGA